A genomic region of Longimicrobiales bacterium contains the following coding sequences:
- the mfd gene encoding transcription-repair coupling factor, which translates to MHRALIDAMRSQPAFAALRDCLPAPASTCTLSGLAGSAPSLLIAALADALPQRIWVVVTHTPGDAEALEADLHSLYDAGRVTLYPQRETLPYEATEHHVEVSGLRVEAIEALLAGRVRVLITTGRALQERAELPSGLAELRTTLSVGDEIRLQELAERLDELGFERTPLVEGVGEYALRGGILDLFGFGAPEPVRIEMWGDEIASIRSFDVLDQRSTGTLQQIDVLPVDLRMPADDPSAGVRRSLLDILPRDAFFVEMAGASAEEEFTKTWTQVLHLHESSRRRGGEPEAPQMLFLDPVTATERYRAFGRIRMDGGAATVRFDVREPEPIDRDIETLQSLLRAGAARGEETHILCDNAGQLERLEELLGGRNSIPPEATLALGAIAHGFVLEGAEPPVRVLTDHEIFQRDRRLRRTRRFRGAVALESLSQLNPGDFIVHLDHGIGRFTGLQRVKIGDEEIESLAIEYASGETLRVPVYRLDLIERWVPDREDGAPPKLHKIGGKAWTSLKRKTQQAIQEMAAELLRLYAMRQEAERPPYPPDTRWQKEMESSFLYEDTPDQRDATADVKRDMESRHPMDRLVCGDVGYGKTEIAVRAAFKAAQDGRQVAVLAPTTILVEQHLKTFQERLAGYPIRVEGLSRFRNAKEQGAILDAIAKGTVDIVIGTHRLLEPDVKFRNLGMLIVDEEQRFGVKQKERFKEMKHNVDVLSLTATPIPRTLHFSLTGLRDMSLLQTPPRDRMPILTHVLPWVDEVIEDSIHRELDRGGQVFFVHNRVQSLAAVAERVRRIVPDATVDIAHGQMTPHELDDVMRRFLSGDVRVLVTTAIIENGLDVPTANTLIVDRADMFGLAQLYQLRGRVGRSHHRAYCYLLIPEGVNDEAEKRLRILEHFTELGSGYAIALKDLELRGAGNILGADQSGFVHAVGLDTYTRLLEDTIRKLKSGEAEQEPAATEVLLAGSAYLPDEYIADGAQKLHLYRRLSRLETVGQVQALAEEIRDRYGPPPEEVERLVAAARLRLAGTELGVERIHVQGDSARVTFRAGVVPRIAALQRAFHDNQVDVEVRRSMPLSIVLRRRGARSITDTLLTAFDALAADRARAA; encoded by the coding sequence ATGCACCGCGCGCTGATCGATGCCATGCGCAGCCAGCCGGCGTTTGCCGCGCTGCGCGACTGTCTTCCCGCACCTGCAAGCACCTGCACGCTGAGCGGCCTGGCCGGCTCGGCGCCGTCGCTGCTGATCGCCGCCCTGGCGGATGCCCTGCCCCAGCGGATCTGGGTGGTGGTCACACACACCCCGGGTGATGCCGAGGCGCTGGAAGCGGACCTGCATTCGCTGTACGACGCCGGGCGCGTAACACTCTACCCGCAGCGGGAAACGCTGCCGTATGAAGCCACCGAGCACCACGTCGAGGTGAGCGGCCTGCGCGTCGAGGCGATCGAGGCGCTGCTGGCGGGACGCGTGCGCGTGCTGATCACGACGGGCCGGGCGCTCCAGGAGCGGGCCGAGCTTCCGAGCGGCCTGGCCGAGTTGCGCACCACGCTCAGCGTGGGCGACGAGATCCGGCTGCAGGAGCTGGCCGAGCGGCTGGACGAGCTGGGCTTCGAGCGGACGCCGCTGGTGGAAGGCGTGGGCGAGTACGCGCTCCGCGGCGGAATCCTCGACCTGTTCGGCTTCGGCGCGCCCGAGCCGGTCCGCATCGAGATGTGGGGTGACGAGATCGCGTCGATTCGCAGCTTCGACGTGCTCGATCAGCGTTCGACCGGCACACTCCAGCAGATCGACGTCCTTCCCGTGGACCTGCGCATGCCTGCGGACGACCCATCCGCCGGTGTTCGCCGTTCGTTGCTCGACATCCTGCCGCGCGATGCGTTCTTCGTCGAGATGGCGGGTGCATCGGCGGAAGAGGAATTCACGAAAACGTGGACGCAGGTGCTGCACCTGCACGAGTCCTCCCGCAGGCGCGGCGGCGAGCCGGAAGCCCCGCAGATGCTTTTTCTGGATCCGGTCACGGCCACCGAGCGGTACCGCGCATTCGGCCGGATCCGCATGGACGGTGGTGCAGCAACGGTCCGCTTCGACGTGCGGGAGCCGGAGCCGATCGACCGCGACATCGAGACGCTGCAGTCGCTGCTGCGCGCGGGCGCCGCGCGTGGCGAAGAGACGCACATCCTGTGCGACAACGCGGGTCAGCTGGAGCGACTGGAAGAGCTGCTCGGCGGGCGCAACAGCATCCCGCCGGAGGCGACGCTGGCGCTCGGTGCGATTGCGCACGGCTTCGTGCTCGAGGGCGCGGAGCCGCCGGTCCGTGTGCTCACTGACCACGAAATCTTCCAGCGCGACCGGCGGCTGCGCCGCACGCGTCGCTTCCGCGGCGCGGTTGCGCTGGAGTCGCTGTCGCAGCTCAACCCCGGCGACTTCATCGTCCACCTGGATCATGGCATCGGGCGCTTCACGGGACTGCAGCGCGTGAAGATCGGCGACGAGGAGATCGAGTCGCTGGCGATCGAGTACGCGAGCGGCGAGACGCTGCGCGTGCCGGTGTACCGCCTGGACCTGATCGAGAGGTGGGTCCCGGATCGGGAGGATGGCGCGCCGCCGAAGCTGCACAAGATCGGTGGCAAGGCGTGGACGTCGCTCAAGAGGAAGACGCAGCAGGCCATCCAGGAGATGGCGGCCGAGCTGCTGCGGCTCTATGCGATGCGGCAGGAGGCCGAGCGACCGCCCTACCCGCCGGACACGCGCTGGCAGAAGGAGATGGAGTCGAGCTTCCTCTACGAGGACACGCCCGACCAGCGTGACGCCACCGCGGACGTGAAGCGTGACATGGAGTCGCGTCACCCGATGGACCGGCTGGTCTGCGGCGACGTCGGCTACGGCAAGACGGAGATCGCAGTGCGGGCCGCGTTCAAGGCTGCCCAGGACGGCCGGCAGGTGGCAGTGCTCGCGCCCACCACGATCCTGGTGGAGCAGCACCTCAAGACCTTCCAGGAACGACTCGCCGGCTATCCCATCCGGGTGGAGGGCCTCTCGCGCTTCCGCAACGCGAAGGAACAGGGCGCCATCCTGGATGCCATCGCGAAGGGCACCGTCGACATCGTGATCGGTACGCACCGGCTGCTCGAGCCGGACGTGAAGTTCCGCAACCTCGGCATGCTGATCGTCGACGAGGAGCAGCGCTTCGGTGTGAAGCAGAAGGAGCGCTTCAAGGAGATGAAGCACAACGTCGACGTGCTGTCGCTCACCGCGACGCCGATCCCGCGCACCCTGCACTTCTCCCTGACCGGACTGCGCGACATGTCGCTGCTGCAGACACCGCCGCGCGACCGCATGCCGATCCTGACGCACGTGCTGCCCTGGGTGGACGAGGTGATCGAGGATTCGATCCACCGGGAGCTGGACCGGGGCGGCCAGGTGTTCTTCGTGCACAACCGGGTGCAGTCGCTGGCCGCCGTGGCGGAGCGCGTACGCCGCATCGTGCCGGATGCGACGGTCGACATCGCGCACGGGCAGATGACGCCGCACGAGCTGGATGACGTCATGCGGCGGTTTCTGTCGGGCGACGTGCGTGTGCTGGTGACGACGGCGATCATCGAGAACGGCCTCGACGTGCCGACTGCGAACACGCTGATCGTCGACCGGGCGGACATGTTCGGCCTGGCGCAGCTCTACCAGCTGCGCGGCCGCGTCGGTCGCTCGCATCACCGGGCGTACTGTTACCTGCTGATTCCGGAAGGCGTGAACGACGAGGCCGAGAAGCGGCTACGCATCCTGGAGCACTTCACGGAGCTGGGCAGCGGCTACGCGATCGCACTCAAGGACCTGGAGCTGCGCGGGGCCGGCAACATCCTGGGCGCGGACCAGTCGGGCTTCGTGCACGCGGTCGGCCTGGACACGTACACGCGCCTGCTCGAGGACACGATCCGCAAGCTGAAGAGCGGCGAGGCGGAGCAGGAGCCGGCCGCTACCGAAGTGCTGCTCGCCGGCTCCGCGTACCTTCCGGACGAGTACATCGCCGACGGCGCGCAGAAGCTCCACCTGTACCGGCGGCTGTCCCGGCTGGAGACCGTGGGGCAGGTGCAGGCGCTGGCGGAGGAGATCCGGGACCGCTACGGCCCGCCGCCGGAGGAGGTCGAGCGACTGGTTGCGGCCGCGCGGCTGCGCCTGGCCGGCACGGAGCTGGGCGTGGAGCGGATCCATGTCCAGGGCGACAGCGCGCGGGTGACCTTCCGCGCGGGCGTGGTTCCGCGCATTGCCGCACTGCAGCGCGCGTTCCACGACAACCAGGTCGACGTCGAAGTCAGGCGCTCGATGCCGCTGTCGATCGTGCTGCGACGGCGCGGCGCCCGCAGCATAACGGACACGCTGCTGACGGCGTTCGACGCACTCGCGGCGGACCGGGCACGGGCGGCCTGA
- a CDS encoding peptidylprolyl isomerase, producing the protein MRKLLSLAAAIVAVGSFTACDALNSAMTSHTDVLARAGGHELSVDQAVELLSRNPRMPVQAEVVEAVANLWVDYTVFALAASEDSTLAGIQLDALLEPWLNQELVWGLREKVIEVDTVISDSVLQAEFQQRQPNAQVRARHVLFRVPENATQQQRDSVIALARSVREQAVTGSDFAELARQHSQDPGTAAQGGDLGFFGRGQMVGPFEEAAFSLEPGQISDLVETPYGFHIIKVEERQLPDFESSRDAFRQQLIMARTSEAEEAYVSRLTDSLNIEIEDGAIDVARDLAAKPGESLNRRAANRPLASYTGGAFTAGEYLDFIRSLPSNQRSRLAMAEDEEIENLLQFYTRNEILVAEARKQGVQTDSMQADSLQASARAQLQEAARAAGLLDIQPQQGETMEQAIDRKVMAYLQSILEGQQNVLSLGPLSYTLRSAYGGEVFERAFPVVVQRVEAARPAVPQLPQQQPQQPATPQPDSPAAQP; encoded by the coding sequence ATGAGGAAGCTCCTCTCGCTCGCCGCCGCGATCGTCGCGGTCGGCAGCTTCACGGCATGCGATGCACTCAACAGCGCGATGACGTCGCACACGGACGTCCTCGCGCGCGCCGGCGGCCACGAGCTGTCGGTCGACCAGGCGGTCGAGCTGCTGTCGCGCAATCCGCGCATGCCGGTACAGGCCGAGGTCGTCGAAGCGGTCGCGAACCTGTGGGTCGATTACACGGTGTTCGCGCTCGCAGCGTCCGAGGACTCGACGCTGGCGGGTATCCAGCTGGACGCGCTGCTCGAGCCGTGGCTCAACCAGGAGCTGGTCTGGGGGCTGCGCGAGAAGGTGATCGAGGTCGATACGGTGATCAGCGACTCGGTGCTGCAGGCGGAGTTCCAGCAGCGGCAGCCGAACGCACAGGTGCGCGCGCGTCACGTCCTGTTCCGGGTGCCGGAGAACGCGACGCAACAGCAGCGCGACAGCGTGATCGCGCTGGCCCGTTCGGTTCGCGAGCAGGCGGTGACGGGGTCGGACTTCGCCGAGCTCGCGCGTCAGCACAGCCAGGATCCCGGTACGGCCGCGCAGGGGGGTGACCTCGGCTTTTTCGGGCGTGGCCAGATGGTCGGCCCGTTCGAGGAAGCGGCGTTCTCGCTGGAGCCGGGGCAGATCAGTGACCTGGTCGAAACGCCGTACGGCTTCCACATCATCAAGGTCGAGGAGCGCCAGCTTCCGGATTTCGAGTCGAGCCGGGATGCGTTCCGCCAGCAGCTCATCATGGCGCGCACGTCGGAAGCGGAGGAGGCATACGTCAGCCGACTGACGGACTCGCTCAACATCGAGATCGAGGACGGCGCCATCGACGTCGCCAGGGATCTGGCGGCAAAGCCCGGTGAGAGCCTGAACCGCCGCGCCGCGAACCGGCCGCTGGCGTCGTATACGGGTGGGGCCTTCACCGCGGGCGAGTACCTCGACTTCATCCGGAGCCTGCCGTCGAACCAGCGCAGCCGGCTCGCGATGGCCGAGGACGAGGAGATCGAGAACCTGCTGCAGTTCTACACGCGCAACGAGATCCTGGTGGCAGAGGCACGCAAGCAGGGGGTCCAGACGGACTCGATGCAGGCGGACTCGCTGCAGGCCTCTGCGCGCGCACAGCTGCAGGAGGCCGCGCGCGCCGCGGGCCTGCTCGACATCCAGCCGCAGCAGGGCGAGACGATGGAGCAGGCGATCGACCGCAAGGTGATGGCGTACCTGCAGTCGATCCTCGAGGGGCAGCAGAACGTGCTCTCGCTGGGTCCACTCTCCTACACGCTGCGTTCCGCGTATGGCGGTGAGGTGTTCGAGCGTGCGTTCCCGGTGGTAGTCCAGCGCGTCGAGGCTGCGCGCCCGGCGGTACCGCAGCTGCCGCAACAGCAGCCGCAGCAGCCTGCGACGCCGCAGCCGGACTCGCCCGCCGCTCAGCCGTGA
- a CDS encoding peptidylprolyl isomerase — protein sequence MSAVRTLMRVLTAVAALLVLPLTAHAQQQERVGFVVAVVGDSVILNYDIEEDVFRTVAQSQQPPPQGAALERLRRQLLESRIDQLVILQAAARDTSIRVDQSTVDGAVQQEVQRRQRALGGPEQLEAALRQSGLSMVEFRNQLTQQIRRERLIQAYVQRQQQSRRPPPITEAEMERYLAENRERLGERPATVIFEQVVVPVTPSDSALGRARAKADSIYALVVSGDEEFETLARRFSDDPGTRELGGDLGYFREGVMVREFSNAAFAMRPGQVSPPIRTSFGYHIIRLERIRGAERQARHILIRPEITEADAQRARALADSIVVQLRSGADIDSLIARHGDRDEQARIGPIVRDQLPEPYLTALATSHTGEIVGPLPIGEATQQKWAVVQVVNVQQSGEYTLDDAYVRAQIRRLLEQEKLLEEIVEELRRRTYIDVRVS from the coding sequence ATGTCTGCAGTTCGCACGCTCATGCGAGTACTGACCGCTGTCGCCGCACTCCTGGTGCTGCCGCTGACCGCCCACGCGCAGCAGCAGGAGCGCGTCGGCTTCGTGGTCGCGGTCGTGGGTGACAGTGTCATCCTGAATTACGACATCGAGGAAGACGTTTTCCGCACGGTGGCGCAGTCGCAGCAGCCACCGCCGCAGGGGGCAGCACTCGAGCGCCTGCGCCGCCAGCTCCTCGAGAGCCGCATCGACCAGCTCGTGATCCTGCAGGCAGCGGCTCGCGACACGTCGATCCGCGTGGACCAGAGCACGGTCGACGGCGCGGTGCAGCAGGAGGTTCAGCGGCGGCAGCGTGCGCTCGGCGGCCCGGAGCAGCTCGAGGCAGCACTCCGGCAGAGCGGCCTCTCGATGGTCGAGTTCCGCAACCAGCTCACGCAGCAGATCCGTCGCGAACGGCTGATCCAGGCGTACGTGCAGCGCCAGCAGCAGTCGCGGCGGCCGCCGCCGATCACCGAGGCGGAGATGGAGCGCTATCTCGCAGAGAACCGCGAGCGACTGGGCGAGCGGCCGGCGACCGTGATCTTCGAGCAGGTCGTCGTGCCCGTGACGCCGTCGGACTCGGCGCTGGGGCGTGCGCGGGCCAAGGCCGACTCCATCTATGCGCTCGTCGTGAGCGGCGATGAGGAGTTCGAGACCCTCGCACGGCGCTTCAGCGACGACCCGGGCACGCGTGAGCTGGGCGGCGATCTCGGCTATTTCCGCGAAGGCGTGATGGTGCGGGAGTTCTCCAACGCGGCCTTCGCGATGCGGCCGGGACAGGTCAGCCCGCCGATCCGCACGAGCTTCGGCTATCACATCATCCGGCTCGAGCGGATTCGCGGCGCAGAGCGGCAGGCGCGTCACATCCTGATCCGGCCGGAGATCACGGAAGCGGACGCCCAGCGTGCCCGCGCTCTCGCGGACAGCATTGTCGTGCAGCTGCGCAGCGGCGCCGACATCGACAGCCTGATCGCCCGGCACGGTGACCGCGACGAGCAGGCGCGCATCGGCCCCATCGTTCGCGACCAGCTGCCCGAGCCGTACCTGACCGCACTCGCGACGTCGCACACGGGTGAGATCGTCGGCCCGCTGCCGATCGGTGAGGCGACACAACAGAAATGGGCGGTCGTGCAGGTGGTGAACGTACAGCAGAGCGGGGAGTACACGCTCGACGACGCGTACGTCCGGGCCCAGATCCGGCGGCTGCTCGAGCAGGAGAAGCTGCTCGAAGAGATTGTCGAGGAATTGCGCCGTCGCACTTACATCGACGTGCGCGTGAGCTGA
- the pdxA gene encoding 4-hydroxythreonine-4-phosphate dehydrogenase PdxA, with translation MAARRLAVTLGDPRGVGPEVARAALLALAGERDVPELLLVGPSGVLPDTTLPLHTTGAWREGDDAAAAGAHAGLAIETAVRLVQDGQVHGIVTAPIDKSALHAAGYEYPGHTEMLAALAGDVDVAMMMAAETTALGGALRVVLATTHHALRDVPRLFTEDVLVTQTRITYVALQRQWGLAFPRIALCAFNPHASDQGLFGDEESRIYGPALRRLHALGMPAVGPMPADTVFTRALRGEFDAVIAPYHDVGMAAFKTASFGHGVNVTLGLPFVRTSPDHGTAFDIAGRGVADPSSMIEAIRLAARLVARAGATR, from the coding sequence ATGGCGGCGCGACGGCTTGCGGTCACTCTGGGTGATCCGCGTGGGGTCGGTCCCGAAGTCGCCCGCGCCGCACTGCTCGCACTCGCGGGAGAGCGCGACGTCCCGGAGCTGCTGCTCGTAGGTCCTTCGGGGGTTCTGCCAGATACCACTCTGCCACTGCACACGACCGGCGCATGGCGTGAGGGCGACGACGCGGCAGCGGCCGGCGCCCACGCCGGTCTCGCGATCGAAACCGCCGTGCGGCTCGTGCAGGACGGACAGGTCCACGGCATCGTAACGGCGCCGATCGACAAGAGCGCGCTGCACGCCGCGGGCTACGAGTATCCCGGGCACACCGAGATGCTCGCCGCGCTCGCAGGGGACGTCGACGTGGCGATGATGATGGCCGCCGAGACCACAGCGCTCGGAGGAGCGCTGCGGGTGGTGCTGGCCACGACGCATCACGCGCTGCGCGATGTACCGCGCCTGTTCACCGAGGACGTGCTCGTCACGCAGACGCGAATCACGTATGTTGCGCTGCAGCGGCAGTGGGGGCTCGCATTCCCCCGTATCGCCCTGTGCGCGTTCAACCCCCACGCGTCGGACCAGGGTCTCTTCGGGGACGAAGAATCCCGCATCTATGGACCCGCGCTGCGGCGGCTGCACGCGCTGGGCATGCCGGCAGTCGGACCGATGCCCGCCGATACCGTGTTCACGCGCGCGCTGCGCGGCGAGTTCGACGCGGTGATCGCGCCGTACCATGACGTCGGCATGGCCGCGTTCAAGACTGCATCCTTCGGACACGGAGTGAACGTGACGCTGGGTTTGCCCTTTGTGCGCACATCACCGGATCACGGCACGGCGTTCGACATCGCCGGGCGCGGTGTTGCCGACCCGTCCTCCATGATCGAGGCGATCCGGCTCGCGGCGCGGCTCGTGGCCCGGGCCGGGGCGACACGATGA
- the ftsE gene encoding cell division ATP-binding protein FtsE: MIRVEHVTKQYPRGGVALDEVTLEIRKGEFVFLTGHSGAGKSTLLRLIHMAERPTSGEVRVSGYSSSSIRPREIAILRRKIGYVFQDFRLLADRTAAENIAFALEVTGARENVKRSKVGRLLAQVGLASKSEAIPAELSGGEQQRVAVARALVNDPLVLLADEATGNLDERATRGIFELFRSINASGTAVVFATHDLELVRENPGTRVIELDQGRVVFDSAAEPVE; this comes from the coding sequence ATGATCCGGGTCGAGCACGTCACGAAACAGTACCCGCGCGGCGGCGTGGCGCTGGACGAGGTCACACTGGAGATCCGCAAGGGCGAGTTCGTGTTCCTCACGGGCCACAGCGGTGCGGGCAAGTCGACGCTGCTGCGGCTGATTCACATGGCGGAGCGGCCGACGAGCGGTGAAGTCCGCGTGAGCGGCTACTCGTCGTCGTCCATCCGGCCACGCGAGATCGCGATCCTGCGCCGCAAGATCGGCTACGTCTTCCAGGACTTCCGCCTGCTTGCCGACCGCACGGCTGCGGAGAACATCGCGTTCGCGCTGGAGGTCACGGGCGCACGGGAGAACGTGAAGCGTTCCAAGGTGGGCCGGCTCCTCGCCCAGGTCGGGCTCGCGTCCAAATCGGAGGCGATACCCGCCGAGCTCTCCGGCGGCGAGCAGCAGCGTGTGGCGGTGGCGCGCGCACTGGTCAACGATCCGCTGGTGCTGCTTGCGGACGAAGCGACGGGGAACCTGGACGAGCGCGCGACGCGCGGCATCTTCGAGCTGTTCCGCTCCATCAACGCCAGCGGCACGGCCGTGGTGTTCGCGACGCACGACCTGGAGCTGGTGCGCGAGAACCCCGGCACACGCGTCATCGAGCTGGACCAGGGTCGCGTTGTATTCGACAGTGCTGCGGAGCCGGTAGAGTGA
- a CDS encoding permease-like cell division protein FtsX encodes MPYALREAANAFRRSPLLIGLSALMIAISLFVVGLFGLAAYNIRLVIEDVEARVEIVAYLRDDASPADVRLAETDIRAFPEVRDVRHISREQALIIARNELPEFAALFGDLEGNPLPASLEIALRPHQQGPAAIAAVADRIRLYPVVEDVTYGQEWLDTVYLLRRVAAVTTAVLGSAFAAVAALIIASAIRLAIFARRDEISIMRLVGATDGFIRRPFVLEGMLTGVLGALLALLLTWGAFRVLSRSVFDLDWLPPHWVLAGVIAGTIFGAAASMLAVRHHLRDV; translated from the coding sequence ATGCCATACGCGCTGCGTGAAGCTGCCAACGCGTTCCGCCGGTCGCCTCTGCTGATCGGGCTGTCTGCGCTGATGATCGCGATTTCCCTGTTCGTCGTCGGGCTGTTCGGCCTGGCCGCCTACAATATCCGGCTCGTGATCGAGGACGTGGAGGCACGCGTCGAAATCGTCGCCTACCTACGCGACGACGCGTCGCCTGCCGACGTCCGCCTGGCGGAGACCGACATCCGCGCGTTCCCGGAGGTCCGGGACGTACGCCACATCTCGCGCGAGCAGGCGCTGATCATTGCGCGCAACGAGCTCCCGGAGTTCGCCGCGCTGTTCGGAGACCTGGAGGGCAATCCCCTGCCCGCCTCCCTCGAGATCGCGCTCCGCCCCCATCAGCAGGGACCCGCTGCCATCGCCGCCGTCGCTGACCGCATTCGGCTCTATCCCGTGGTCGAAGACGTGACATACGGCCAGGAGTGGCTCGACACGGTGTACCTGCTGCGCCGCGTTGCGGCGGTGACCACTGCCGTCCTCGGCTCCGCCTTTGCCGCCGTCGCCGCCCTGATCATTGCATCCGCGATCCGGCTCGCGATCTTCGCGCGCCGCGACGAGATCTCGATCATGCGACTCGTCGGCGCGACCGACGGCTTCATCCGCCGTCCCTTTGTGCTGGAGGGCATGCTCACCGGCGTGCTCGGCGCCCTGCTCGCGCTGCTGCTGACCTGGGGCGCATTCCGGGTGCTCTCCCGATCGGTGTTCGACCTCGACTGGCTGCCCCCTCACTGGGTGCTTGCCGGCGTGATCGCGGGCACGATCTTCGGCGCCGCGGCGAGCATGCTCGCCGTGCGACATCACCTGCGCGACGTGTGA
- a CDS encoding peptidoglycan DD-metalloendopeptidase family protein, producing the protein MRFGRCLLLLVVLLPVAVPRAARAQVQELRASEAKLDSIRQEQDRLQQELQTLRSRVRDASDELTNIARQREASASALLELDYQTQLLDESADSLEQQLASTQAQVRHRTGQLGRRLRSIYKRGPLHSVRVLLTAESFADLINRYRYLHILARRDRAMIEEVRGLERSLVAQNRTLQETLQQIELLRSQKEAEVAELERLEQQSESALRQYRNAQTRTESRLERLAEDERAMTSLIARLERERVERERAEANRNRGGSRTGAPVADAPASIGTRDLGTLAWPVDGRIIYRFGPERRPNGVVLRNQGIGIATAAGTPVRAVETGTVVLARPFEGYGPTVMVSHGGGYYTLYLYLGRIDVAEGQTVAAGATVGTVGGEQTPEGAHIEFQVRAPVRTGVPEAVDPLRWLRERAGS; encoded by the coding sequence ATGCGGTTCGGGCGTTGCCTGCTGCTGCTCGTCGTCCTGTTGCCGGTTGCGGTGCCCCGTGCTGCGCGGGCACAGGTGCAGGAGCTGCGCGCCAGTGAAGCCAAGCTGGACTCCATCCGGCAGGAGCAGGATCGGCTGCAACAGGAGCTGCAGACGCTGCGCTCGCGCGTCCGCGATGCATCCGACGAGCTGACCAACATCGCCCGCCAGCGGGAAGCATCTGCGAGCGCACTGCTCGAGCTCGACTACCAGACGCAGCTTCTCGACGAGAGCGCCGACAGCCTGGAACAGCAGCTCGCAAGCACGCAGGCGCAGGTGCGGCACCGCACGGGCCAGCTTGGGCGACGGCTGCGTTCGATCTACAAGCGAGGCCCGCTGCACTCGGTGCGCGTGCTGCTCACCGCTGAAAGCTTTGCGGACCTGATCAACCGCTACCGCTATCTCCACATACTCGCGCGGCGCGACCGTGCGATGATCGAGGAGGTGAGGGGACTCGAGCGCTCCCTCGTCGCTCAGAACCGCACACTGCAGGAGACGCTGCAGCAGATCGAGCTGCTGCGTTCGCAGAAGGAAGCGGAGGTCGCCGAGCTGGAGCGGCTCGAACAGCAAAGCGAAAGCGCGCTCCGGCAGTACCGCAACGCGCAGACACGGACGGAGAGCCGGCTGGAGCGACTCGCCGAGGACGAGCGAGCCATGACATCGCTGATCGCGCGGCTCGAGCGCGAGCGCGTCGAACGGGAACGCGCAGAGGCGAACCGGAACCGCGGCGGCTCCCGGACCGGAGCTCCGGTGGCCGATGCCCCCGCATCCATCGGGACGCGCGACCTCGGCACCCTCGCCTGGCCGGTCGACGGCCGCATCATCTACCGCTTCGGCCCGGAACGGCGGCCGAATGGCGTCGTGCTGCGCAACCAGGGAATCGGCATCGCGACAGCGGCCGGCACTCCGGTGCGGGCGGTCGAGACCGGCACCGTCGTGCTCGCCCGTCCGTTCGAAGGGTATGGCCCGACCGTGATGGTGAGCCACGGCGGCGGCTACTACACGCTCTACCTGTACCTCGGCCGTATCGACGTGGCGGAAGGCCAGACGGTAGCCGCGGGAGCCACGGTGGGAACCGTCGGTGGCGAGCAGACGCCGGAAGGCGCTCACATCGAGTTCCAGGTGCGCGCGCCGGTGCGCACCGGCGTACCGGAGGCGGTCGATCCGCTGCGCTGGCTGCGGGAGCGGGCGGGCTCATGA
- the moaC gene encoding cyclic pyranopterin monophosphate synthase MoaC, which yields MSRSAARTPSGDSPPHELTHLDEAGRPTMVDTGAKAATDRRATATGALRMSEEAFAALQSGRTPKGDPLVVARIAGIQAAKRTSDLIPLCHPLPLSHVSVEIEPDAGLPGVRARATVRVHGRTGVEMEALTAVSVALLTAYDMLKAVDRTMRIEDVHVTAKSGGRSGDWSAQNNGETA from the coding sequence ATGTCCCGGAGCGCGGCCCGGACTCCGTCCGGAGACTCCCCGCCGCACGAACTGACGCATCTGGACGAGGCAGGCCGACCGACGATGGTCGACACAGGCGCCAAGGCGGCAACCGACCGCCGCGCCACTGCCACCGGTGCGCTCCGGATGTCCGAGGAAGCGTTTGCCGCCCTGCAGTCGGGGCGGACGCCGAAGGGTGACCCGCTGGTGGTCGCCCGGATTGCCGGGATCCAGGCAGCGAAGCGGACGTCGGACCTGATTCCGCTGTGTCATCCGCTGCCACTGAGCCATGTGTCGGTCGAGATCGAGCCCGACGCAGGGCTCCCCGGTGTGAGGGCACGGGCGACAGTGCGCGTTCACGGTCGCACCGGTGTCGAGATGGAGGCGTTGACGGCTGTTTCGGTCGCGTTGCTGACTGCCTACGACATGCTGAAGGCGGTCGACCGGACGATGCGCATCGAGGATGTGCACGTGACGGCGAAGAGCGGCGGCCGGAGCGGCGACTGGTCAGCGCAGAACAACGGAGAAACTGCATGA